A stretch of Chitinophaga caeni DNA encodes these proteins:
- a CDS encoding YceI family protein: MKKLSFILAILLLSGVMFAYTFTTEWKIAPKYSIAFDGGEVSGIFRTFSGKIFFDGNDLAGSRFDVTIDVNSINTGNGLQNRHAKEDDWFDAAKFPAITFVSKKIAKTGNTFQVTGDLTMHGIKKEISFPFSFQGQKFSGKFSVNRNDFKIGKPGGEVDDVISITVNVPVVK, from the coding sequence ATGAAGAAATTATCTTTTATCTTAGCAATACTACTCCTATCGGGCGTAATGTTTGCTTATACCTTTACAACAGAATGGAAGATCGCCCCGAAGTATAGCATCGCGTTCGATGGCGGTGAAGTAAGCGGGATATTCCGCACATTTAGCGGGAAGATATTTTTTGATGGGAACGACTTAGCGGGATCCAGGTTCGATGTAACAATAGATGTTAATTCTATTAATACCGGCAACGGTTTGCAAAACAGGCATGCCAAGGAAGATGACTGGTTTGATGCGGCAAAGTTTCCTGCTATAACGTTCGTTTCAAAGAAAATTGCTAAAACGGGTAATACTTTCCAAGTGACGGGTGATTTGACGATGCACGGGATAAAAAAAGAAATCAGTTTTCCATTTAGCTTCCAAGGACAGAAGTTTAGCGGCAAGTTTTCAGTAAATAGGAATGATTTCAAAATCGGCAAACCGGGTGGTGAGGTTGATGATGTGATTAGTATTACGGTAAATGTGCCCGTGGTGAAGTAG
- a CDS encoding DUF4198 domain-containing protein has product MKAKLLLLVSCLFLSMGAFAHMLWIETAAKGKAGVKQNIKIFYGEPAEGKPEMVKDWYSDVKEFKLFVLHPGGQKTELPVKIGAKYCTSEFTPGKDGNYTLMISHDAKDLGGTTLYQFNAYALVQVGGTNTEPANTGNVLALSMPTGVKKIQEPFHMNATVDGKAAAESHIAVFSPSGWNKTIKAGKDGSANFIPLWPGYYLFELTNMRAESGQINGKDYENVWRNATIRYEVIK; this is encoded by the coding sequence ATGAAAGCTAAGTTGTTATTATTAGTTAGCTGCCTGTTCCTTTCCATGGGAGCATTTGCCCATATGTTATGGATAGAGACCGCGGCCAAGGGTAAAGCCGGGGTTAAACAAAATATCAAGATTTTTTACGGTGAACCGGCAGAAGGGAAGCCTGAAATGGTGAAGGATTGGTATTCCGATGTTAAAGAGTTTAAATTATTCGTCTTGCATCCCGGCGGGCAAAAAACGGAATTACCGGTAAAAATTGGGGCGAAGTATTGTACATCAGAATTTACACCTGGCAAAGATGGAAATTATACCTTGATGATTTCCCATGATGCAAAAGATCTCGGCGGTACAACTTTATATCAGTTTAATGCTTATGCTTTGGTACAAGTGGGCGGAACAAATACCGAACCTGCCAATACCGGCAATGTATTAGCACTAAGTATGCCGACCGGCGTTAAAAAAATACAGGAGCCGTTTCATATGAATGCTACGGTTGATGGTAAAGCTGCCGCTGAAAGCCATATAGCGGTGTTTTCTCCCAGCGGTTGGAATAAGACCATCAAAGCCGGGAAAGATGGTTCCGCTAACTTTATCCCGCTTTGGCCCGGCTATTACTTGTTTGAATTAACAAACATGAGAGCTGAATCCGGGCAGATAAACGGCAAGGATTATGAAAATGTATGGAGAAATGCAACCATCCGGTACGAAGTAATCAAATAA
- a CDS encoding RNA polymerase sigma factor, with amino-acid sequence MDVNINLEINKDSFKQLYDEYFTLCCRYAYSFLNDYEAARDAASEVFCQIWKHRANIKINTSIKNYLLVACRRQCQKQSKKTDRQDVLNQHFSGQQTASLHPHEALANKEATEKFHQLLQQLDPVKQEIIDLRLLGLTYKEIAEILHMTVRKVEYHMNSAIKSLQEEALNLKNSHQEIYLVISSLLLLMHSPVFQ; translated from the coding sequence ATGGATGTGAATATAAACTTGGAGATCAATAAAGATTCCTTCAAACAGCTGTACGACGAATATTTTACGTTGTGCTGCCGTTATGCATATTCATTCCTAAACGATTATGAAGCCGCCAGGGATGCCGCATCCGAAGTATTTTGCCAAATATGGAAGCATAGGGCCAACATTAAAATCAATACCAGTATCAAGAACTATCTCCTGGTAGCTTGCCGCCGCCAATGTCAAAAACAATCTAAAAAAACGGATCGTCAAGATGTATTAAACCAGCATTTTTCGGGTCAACAAACCGCTAGTTTACACCCCCATGAAGCATTAGCTAATAAAGAAGCTACCGAGAAATTCCATCAATTATTACAACAGCTGGACCCGGTTAAACAGGAAATCATCGATTTAAGGTTGCTTGGTTTAACTTATAAAGAAATTGCTGAAATTCTACATATGACCGTCAGGAAGGTGGAATACCATATGAACTCGGCCATTAAATCTTTGCAGGAGGAAGCCCTGAACTTAAAAAATTCGCACCAGGAAATCTACCTGGTTATCAGTAGTTTATTGTTATTGATGCACTCCCCTGTTTTCCAATAA
- a CDS encoding FecR family protein: protein MNANILFKHINGECSAEEKIIVAAWLDASPRNREIYATLRARKQALEFKPVHDWEKMERMMQADSEMAIPVKQPSRWYKYAAIAASFLGIAATGYFALKELNKPHLPSFVTVFTDHSSKKTLHLPDGSTVWLQYNTVIRYDSSSGQSERKVFLEGEAFFDVVKTSGAAFSVHTNGMDIRVLGTSFNVKSRPGQTQEVSVATGKIQVQTPATQMHLLPQQRAKVNGNQVNVDTLSIEVITAKRDNKLIFQNASMATIAKQIGDWYNMKVEIRGSGHEPTAFTGTISDDGLKNVLDGLGYLAGFNYEIKDSTIYIQPKH, encoded by the coding sequence TTGAACGCCAATATTTTATTCAAACACATTAACGGGGAATGTTCCGCAGAGGAAAAAATCATCGTCGCCGCATGGTTAGATGCCTCCCCCCGCAACCGTGAGATTTATGCCACTTTACGTGCCCGCAAGCAAGCGCTTGAATTTAAGCCCGTGCATGATTGGGAAAAGATGGAACGGATGATGCAAGCGGATTCAGAAATGGCGATCCCGGTCAAGCAGCCTTCCCGCTGGTACAAGTATGCTGCTATCGCTGCCTCATTCCTCGGCATCGCGGCAACGGGTTACTTTGCCTTGAAAGAATTAAATAAACCGCACTTACCGTCTTTCGTCACCGTTTTCACGGATCACAGCAGCAAGAAAACCTTGCACTTGCCGGATGGAAGTACTGTTTGGTTGCAGTACAATACGGTCATCCGCTACGATAGTTCATCGGGCCAATCCGAAAGGAAGGTTTTCTTGGAAGGGGAAGCGTTCTTCGACGTAGTAAAAACATCCGGCGCTGCCTTCTCGGTTCATACCAATGGTATGGACATCAGGGTGTTGGGAACTTCTTTCAACGTGAAAAGTAGGCCGGGACAAACACAAGAAGTATCGGTAGCTACCGGTAAAATCCAGGTACAAACACCGGCTACGCAAATGCATTTATTACCGCAACAACGCGCTAAGGTAAACGGCAACCAAGTTAATGTAGACACCCTCTCTATCGAGGTTATCACCGCGAAAAGAGACAACAAGCTCATCTTCCAAAATGCATCCATGGCTACCATCGCCAAGCAAATCGGGGATTGGTATAATATGAAAGTCGAAATACGCGGAAGTGGTCACGAACCTACGGCATTTACAGGTACAATTTCCGATGATGGGTTGAAGAACGTGTTAGACGGTTTGGGATACCTCGCAGGATTTAATTACGAAATAAAAGATAGCACCATTTATATCCAACCAAAACACTAA
- a CDS encoding SusC/RagA family TonB-linked outer membrane protein — protein MKKLVSGICSLLLAATVTAQSNSPITTFSKKDLTLKEVVESLQRKEKLSVMYDNAVNSNALVHLPSTKLSLDQLVKILGQQTGLDVKLINNNIYIKNKPANNASVQQEKITVKGTVLSKDDNSPIPGATIAVNGKVSAVSGQDGSFALDVPKGATLEFKSIGLSPVKYVANAGANNIKIEMSTNVTQLNSVVVTALGIKREEKALGYAVTKMDNEDFTNAISNNWTNNLSGKVAGVNILKSNGGPGGSNKIILRGENTFDMNNEALIVIDGVITSASSGRMTGTGSGSYLDGDSPTDFGTSLNDINPEDIENVTVLKGPGASALYGSRGANGAIIITTKSGSSIQKGLGVSFNSNSSFESISRWPDYQYEYGQGAAGQDSWYSYLTTADGSSTKSTSSSWGPKFDGQSYFQYDPQTRTTGAERTPWVPYTNNRKDFFETGKNFTNALSIEGGNKNTNARLSFTNLNNTWIVPNTGYTRNTIAISLNHKVTEKLKISTKVNYTNKKADNLPSTGYNNQTIMYFIRGLVPNANIDWFRDYWVPGKEQLEQTRPFSSLLDNPFLQVYEMLNTMNRHSIVGNVSANYDFTKNLSLTVRSSLDYSYDARSQRRPKGTQKFVDGMYRTQNIFNQETNMDFMLRYSKSLVKNVKADISFGGSRMHNKYNKDEVRAEKLRVPGEYNFANSKINLETRPYHSEYAVNSLYGLIALSYKDFLYFDATLRNDWTSTLAVPADLSRTSYFYDSYNVSTILSELFELPRNINYLKLRGSIATVGSGGTTPYLTMFGYVPQTNYNSGLSNPTYIANEDLEPSKTVSYEVGTEMKLFGRFNLDVAVYQNNSKNQIIRAPIDPSSGFRGSVLNAGEIRNRGIEIAASYNVLKNKKGLNWTTNITYSTNKGKILTLAKGLDTYILGTGPANRGQITAIPGGYMGDLYGLGYERAPDGQIIYNDLGYPILGQSVKYLGNTNPDYRFGWGNEFKWKQFRFNFLFDSQFGGVGYSLTHAVLAEEGKLKKTIPGRYNGIIGDGVVMDKDGNYIPNTTIATNIQAYYNEHFKRDNVEANTFSTDFIKLRETRIDYTLDSKLVRRLKLQRASVGIFGRDLFMITDWPAFDPEFGTLSGDDINKGFEIGQFPSTRTIGINLTVGF, from the coding sequence ATGAAAAAACTCGTTAGTGGAATTTGTAGCTTGTTACTGGCCGCAACAGTAACGGCACAATCGAACTCCCCTATTACCACGTTCAGTAAGAAAGATCTTACGCTCAAAGAGGTCGTGGAAAGTTTACAACGCAAGGAAAAATTATCCGTCATGTATGACAACGCGGTAAATTCCAACGCGCTGGTACACCTTCCTTCCACGAAGCTCTCCCTCGATCAACTCGTCAAAATCTTAGGCCAACAAACCGGCCTAGATGTAAAATTGATCAACAATAATATTTATATCAAGAATAAACCTGCCAATAACGCATCGGTACAACAAGAAAAAATAACCGTGAAAGGTACGGTTTTGTCGAAAGACGATAACAGTCCGATCCCCGGCGCCACGATAGCTGTAAACGGCAAGGTATCCGCGGTTTCAGGCCAAGATGGATCTTTTGCACTCGATGTTCCGAAAGGCGCTACCCTCGAATTTAAATCGATCGGTTTAAGCCCGGTAAAATATGTTGCCAATGCCGGGGCAAACAATATTAAAATAGAAATGTCTACCAATGTCACGCAATTAAACAGCGTGGTGGTTACGGCCCTCGGTATTAAACGGGAAGAAAAGGCGCTAGGCTACGCAGTTACAAAGATGGACAATGAAGATTTTACAAATGCCATCAGTAACAACTGGACAAATAACCTTAGTGGTAAGGTGGCCGGTGTTAATATTCTCAAATCAAACGGTGGCCCCGGTGGTTCTAACAAGATTATATTACGGGGTGAGAATACCTTCGATATGAATAACGAGGCGCTCATCGTAATTGATGGTGTAATTACCAGCGCCAGTAGCGGCCGTATGACCGGTACCGGCAGTGGCTCTTACCTCGATGGCGACTCCCCTACCGATTTCGGAACGAGCCTTAATGATATTAACCCGGAAGATATTGAAAATGTTACGGTGTTGAAGGGTCCCGGTGCCAGTGCATTGTACGGTTCGCGCGGTGCGAATGGAGCGATCATTATCACCACCAAATCGGGTAGCTCCATTCAAAAAGGATTAGGCGTTTCATTTAACTCCAACTCTTCTTTCGAGTCTATCTCCCGTTGGCCGGATTACCAATATGAATACGGGCAGGGAGCAGCGGGTCAAGATAGTTGGTACTCTTACCTTACTACCGCTGACGGTTCCAGTACGAAAAGTACGAGTTCCTCATGGGGACCGAAATTCGATGGTCAGAGTTATTTCCAATACGATCCGCAAACCCGTACCACGGGCGCAGAAAGAACTCCCTGGGTACCCTATACAAACAACCGTAAAGATTTCTTCGAGACGGGGAAAAATTTTACCAATGCACTTTCTATCGAGGGTGGCAATAAAAATACGAATGCCCGCTTATCATTTACCAACTTAAACAATACCTGGATCGTACCTAATACCGGTTATACCAGGAACACGATCGCCATCTCGCTAAACCACAAGGTGACCGAGAAGTTGAAGATTTCTACCAAAGTTAATTATACGAACAAGAAAGCAGACAATTTGCCGTCAACAGGGTACAACAACCAAACCATCATGTACTTTATCCGCGGTTTAGTTCCTAATGCGAATATCGACTGGTTCAGGGATTACTGGGTACCCGGTAAAGAACAATTAGAACAAACAAGACCTTTCAGTAGCTTGCTAGACAACCCGTTTTTACAAGTCTACGAAATGTTGAACACGATGAACCGTCACAGTATCGTGGGAAATGTGTCTGCAAACTATGACTTTACAAAAAACTTAAGCCTGACAGTACGCTCCAGCTTAGACTACTCTTACGATGCCAGGTCACAACGCAGGCCTAAAGGCACACAGAAGTTTGTAGACGGTATGTACCGCACGCAGAATATTTTTAACCAGGAAACTAATATGGATTTCATGTTGCGTTATTCCAAGAGCCTGGTTAAAAATGTAAAGGCTGACATCTCCTTCGGGGGAAGCCGCATGCACAACAAGTACAATAAGGACGAGGTACGTGCCGAAAAATTACGGGTGCCGGGCGAATATAATTTTGCCAATAGCAAGATCAACCTAGAAACCCGTCCATACCATAGCGAATACGCGGTAAATAGCTTGTACGGCTTGATTGCCTTGAGCTATAAGGATTTCCTGTATTTCGATGCGACTTTACGGAATGACTGGACAAGTACCTTGGCCGTTCCTGCCGACTTAAGCCGCACCTCATATTTCTACGATTCCTACAACGTATCCACGATCCTCTCGGAATTATTTGAATTACCGAGAAACATCAATTACCTGAAGTTAAGGGGATCGATCGCAACCGTAGGTAGCGGGGGAACAACCCCTTACTTGACCATGTTCGGCTATGTTCCTCAAACCAATTACAATTCCGGCCTATCCAACCCGACTTACATCGCGAACGAAGACTTGGAGCCATCTAAGACGGTGAGTTATGAAGTAGGTACGGAGATGAAGTTGTTCGGAAGATTTAACCTTGATGTTGCAGTCTACCAAAACAACTCCAAGAACCAGATTATCAGGGCGCCGATTGATCCCTCTTCCGGTTTCAGGGGATCGGTACTGAATGCCGGGGAGATCCGCAACAGGGGCATTGAAATAGCAGCAAGCTACAACGTGTTGAAAAATAAAAAAGGTTTAAACTGGACAACAAACATTACTTACTCCACTAACAAGGGAAAGATCTTGACACTTGCTAAAGGACTGGACACTTACATATTGGGCACGGGGCCAGCTAACCGGGGCCAGATCACCGCTATTCCCGGCGGATACATGGGCGACCTTTACGGTTTAGGTTACGAAAGAGCGCCGGATGGCCAGATCATTTATAATGATTTAGGCTACCCGATCCTCGGTCAAAGTGTGAAATACCTTGGTAATACGAATCCTGATTACAGGTTCGGTTGGGGCAATGAGTTTAAATGGAAGCAATTCCGCTTCAACTTCTTGTTCGATAGCCAGTTTGGCGGCGTAGGATATTCATTAACCCACGCGGTATTGGCAGAAGAAGGGAAGCTGAAGAAAACCATCCCCGGTCGCTATAACGGTATCATCGGGGATGGAGTAGTCATGGATAAGGATGGTAATTACATTCCCAATACGACGATCGCAACCAATATCCAGGCATATTATAACGAGCACTTCAAACGCGATAACGTGGAAGCGAATACTTTCAGCACCGACTTTATCAAGTTAAGGGAAACAAGGATCGATTATACCTTGGATTCCAAATTGGTACGCAGGTTGAAATTGCAGCGTGCTTCCGTGGGAATCTTCGGCCGCGACTTGTTTATGATTACCGATTGGCCAGCTTTCGACCCTGAATTTGGTACACTTTCAGGTGATGATATCAACAAAGGATTTGAAATCGGTCAGTTCCCATCAACGAGAACAATCGGGATAAACCTAACCGTGGGCTTCTAA
- a CDS encoding SusD/RagB family nutrient-binding outer membrane lipoprotein, whose product MKLLKYSFYILASAGLLLSACRKDFEEINTDPNKARYANPETLIGPSLIRMVQVNQNRCLRINNELMQVHVTTINSDEIHRYVIRPAESDYLWNNWYPERTDFLDIYRGGVKLDSNSTYMGIGLILDAWNISLLTDMFGDVPYSEANMGRYEDIYQPKFDKQEDIYMDVFKKLEAANTLLAKGVTVAEGDATLDYLYHTDPALWRKFGNSLYLRLLLRVSGKAEANAPAKMQEIVANPSQYPLFANNDESAILRFTTTPPFVSAFNTYRDYDFNGDNGLSTFFINNLKEWDDPRINKWASKVSGTFEGISSGYAVGDVPERQSYYLAALKNEPLLGNILNYPELQFILAEAALKGYISGSAQSFYEEGVKAALNLWGYEMPDNYLSREGIKWNESDMEFDKMEKIHLQKYYTMFFTDFQQWYEYRRTGHPVLPKGPGLRNDGKMPSRLNYPVMVQTLNATNYKNAVEQMGPDDINTKVWWNK is encoded by the coding sequence ATGAAATTATTGAAATACAGCTTTTACATATTAGCAAGTGCAGGCTTATTGCTATCCGCTTGTAGGAAGGATTTCGAAGAAATCAATACCGACCCAAACAAGGCAAGATACGCCAACCCTGAAACACTGATCGGCCCATCGCTGATCAGGATGGTACAGGTCAATCAAAATCGTTGCCTTAGGATCAACAACGAGTTGATGCAAGTACACGTAACCACGATCAACTCCGACGAGATACACCGTTACGTAATCCGCCCCGCTGAATCAGACTATCTCTGGAATAACTGGTATCCCGAAAGGACAGACTTTTTGGATATTTACAGGGGCGGCGTTAAGTTAGACAGTAACAGCACCTACATGGGCATTGGCTTAATCCTTGATGCATGGAACATTTCCTTGTTGACGGATATGTTTGGCGATGTACCGTATTCAGAGGCGAATATGGGTAGGTATGAAGATATATATCAACCCAAATTCGACAAACAGGAAGATATTTATATGGATGTCTTCAAGAAATTGGAAGCAGCAAATACTTTACTGGCTAAAGGAGTTACCGTAGCTGAAGGAGATGCGACATTAGACTACCTATACCATACTGACCCAGCACTATGGCGTAAATTTGGTAATAGTTTGTACTTGCGCCTTTTATTGCGCGTATCCGGGAAAGCGGAAGCCAACGCACCAGCCAAGATGCAGGAGATCGTTGCCAACCCTAGCCAATATCCATTATTTGCCAATAACGATGAATCCGCTATTTTAAGGTTCACAACTACCCCACCCTTCGTATCGGCATTTAACACTTACCGCGATTACGATTTTAATGGGGACAACGGTTTATCAACCTTCTTTATCAATAATTTAAAAGAATGGGATGACCCGAGGATCAATAAATGGGCATCCAAAGTAAGTGGAACATTCGAGGGAATCAGTTCCGGTTACGCCGTGGGCGATGTACCGGAAAGACAATCCTATTACTTGGCCGCATTAAAAAACGAACCCTTGCTGGGCAACATCTTGAATTATCCGGAGTTACAATTCATCTTGGCCGAAGCAGCCTTGAAAGGTTATATCAGCGGCAGTGCGCAAAGTTTCTATGAAGAAGGGGTAAAAGCAGCCTTAAACCTCTGGGGATATGAAATGCCGGATAATTACCTAAGCCGCGAAGGCATTAAATGGAATGAAAGTGACATGGAATTTGACAAGATGGAGAAAATCCATTTGCAGAAATATTATACCATGTTCTTTACAGACTTCCAGCAATGGTACGAATACCGCAGAACAGGGCATCCAGTGCTTCCAAAAGGACCCGGTTTGAGAAACGATGGTAAAATGCCGAGCCGCTTAAATTACCCGGTTATGGTTCAGACACTCAATGCTACCAATTACAAAAATGCAGTTGAGCAGATGGGTCCAGATGATATCAATACCAAGGTATGGTGGAATAAATAA
- a CDS encoding DUF5689 domain-containing protein, with amino-acid sequence MNKKFWLITAISACIGLAACMKEYDNPAIGQPSPYISIEVLRQQYKGNDLILTEAAMIGAKTIRGVVISDTAGHNFPAGVFVVQDDSKGKMRGITLVQENNSPVNVSIGDSVIVNIVNTRMVNNRGSLQIVGVKPGNINKLSGGAEVKVSSITLSQLGADFDNFESTLVQFNADIFPEAAPGTKYSGVNGLSDGLDSTISLLTLNTAKFANNSVPVSATFKGIPTIQNESGTQRDSTAAKYIVMRTIQDVQFASGKLYNTFPEDFESPNASEKGSYASKAIDLKTGNWTLNQAILGTTKDRDRFNPAGKQCIRMQQNLSYNTFVQMNFDLPNGASKVTLSYGSYYNDASSSWVLEASTDGGTTWTAVSDTISNASSQAKVATIMLDIQVPVRFRVTKIGLGPTNGTTILNGRLSIEDIAIYERIPG; translated from the coding sequence ATGAATAAAAAATTTTGGTTGATCACCGCCATTTCGGCTTGCATTGGCTTAGCTGCCTGCATGAAGGAATACGACAACCCCGCTATCGGGCAACCCAGCCCTTATATCTCTATAGAAGTGCTGCGCCAACAATATAAAGGAAATGACCTCATCTTAACGGAAGCCGCGATGATCGGGGCGAAAACAATCCGCGGGGTCGTAATTTCCGATACTGCGGGACATAATTTTCCCGCTGGCGTATTCGTAGTGCAAGATGATAGTAAAGGAAAGATGCGGGGTATTACCCTCGTTCAAGAAAATAATAGTCCCGTTAACGTGTCTATCGGTGATTCAGTGATCGTAAACATTGTAAACACCCGGATGGTAAACAACCGCGGATCGTTACAAATCGTCGGTGTAAAACCTGGCAATATCAACAAATTATCAGGAGGAGCCGAAGTGAAAGTTAGTAGCATTACCCTTTCGCAATTGGGCGCAGATTTCGACAATTTTGAAAGCACCTTGGTGCAGTTCAATGCAGACATCTTCCCGGAAGCAGCCCCCGGCACTAAATACTCCGGTGTAAACGGCTTGAGTGATGGACTGGATTCCACGATCTCCTTATTGACACTTAACACGGCGAAGTTTGCCAATAACAGCGTTCCGGTCAGTGCCACCTTCAAAGGGATTCCAACAATTCAAAACGAATCCGGCACACAACGCGATAGCACCGCTGCGAAGTATATCGTGATGCGTACTATCCAGGATGTACAATTTGCCAGCGGAAAACTGTACAATACTTTCCCTGAAGATTTCGAATCACCCAACGCTTCCGAAAAAGGTAGCTATGCATCCAAGGCGATTGATCTTAAGACCGGGAACTGGACACTTAACCAAGCCATCCTCGGTACAACGAAAGACCGCGACCGCTTTAATCCTGCCGGCAAGCAATGTATCCGTATGCAGCAGAACTTAAGCTATAACACCTTCGTGCAAATGAACTTTGATTTGCCAAACGGCGCTTCCAAGGTGACTTTATCATATGGATCTTATTACAACGATGCCAGTAGTTCCTGGGTGTTGGAAGCCTCTACCGACGGTGGTACAACTTGGACAGCTGTTAGTGATACCATCAGCAATGCATCTTCCCAAGCAAAAGTGGCCACCATCATGCTGGATATTCAAGTACCCGTGCGTTTCCGCGTAACGAAAATCGGTTTAGGCCCCACGAACGGCACCACGATTCTTAATGGTCGCTTGAGTATCGAAGATATAGCCATCTACGAGAGAATCCCCGGATAA
- a CDS encoding acyl-CoA thioesterase, producing MEQQTQMKRNPGSNLRFLAEPVHVNFGGKVHGGAVMKWIDQAGYVAAVNWSGQYCVTIYVGGIRFYKPIAIGDLIEIKAKIIYTGKTSMHVAIDVYAGKPQRTDQHKTTHCVIVFVAVDEDGKPVNVPKWTPETEEEKAMEDYAIRLMELRKGIDEEMSKYIAPKI from the coding sequence ATGGAACAACAAACCCAAATGAAAAGAAATCCCGGATCGAACCTGAGGTTTTTAGCAGAACCGGTACATGTCAATTTTGGCGGGAAAGTGCACGGTGGCGCCGTGATGAAGTGGATTGACCAGGCAGGATACGTGGCTGCCGTAAATTGGAGCGGGCAATATTGCGTCACGATCTATGTGGGCGGAATCAGGTTTTATAAACCTATTGCCATCGGGGACCTGATCGAAATAAAAGCAAAGATCATCTATACGGGGAAAACCAGCATGCACGTTGCAATTGATGTGTATGCCGGTAAACCGCAACGTACCGACCAACATAAAACAACGCATTGCGTAATCGTATTCGTGGCGGTAGATGAAGATGGAAAACCGGTAAACGTACCTAAGTGGACACCGGAAACGGAAGAAGAAAAGGCCATGGAAGATTACGCTATCCGCCTGATGGAGCTGCGTAAAGGTATCGATGAAGAAATGAGTAAATACATTGCCCCTAAAATATAA
- the dusB gene encoding tRNA dihydrouridine synthase DusB, with translation MVKIGPIELPGFPLLLAPMEDVSDPPFRALCKSNGADLMYTEFISSEGLIRNAIQCRKKLDIFEYERPVGIQIFGGDEDSLSMAAQIVEVTNPDLLDINFGCPVKKVACAGAGAGVLKDVDLMVRLTAACVKATSLPVTVKTRLGWDDSSKNIEEVAERLQDAGIQALTIHGRTRSQLYKGTADWSLIAKVKENPRIKIPIFGNGDINSPQMALEYKNRYGVDGIMIGRAAIGYPWIFREIKHYLNTGEILPPPTVAERIAVCREHLLRAVNWQSQRVGINEMRGRYANYLKGLPNIKDYRAKLVRLDEVDAVLELLDEIQQTYASYEIERSPIEIIDYHTKAGLLG, from the coding sequence TTGGTTAAAATTGGCCCGATAGAACTACCTGGCTTCCCGCTATTGTTAGCGCCAATGGAAGATGTGAGCGATCCCCCGTTCCGTGCTTTATGTAAATCGAATGGAGCGGACTTGATGTATACCGAGTTTATTTCGAGTGAAGGCTTGATCCGAAACGCGATTCAGTGCAGGAAGAAACTGGATATTTTCGAATACGAAAGACCTGTAGGTATACAGATTTTTGGTGGCGACGAAGATAGTCTTTCCATGGCAGCGCAAATAGTTGAAGTAACGAATCCGGATCTGCTGGATATCAATTTTGGCTGCCCGGTGAAGAAAGTAGCTTGCGCCGGCGCCGGAGCAGGAGTATTGAAAGACGTTGACCTGATGGTTAGGTTGACGGCAGCTTGCGTGAAAGCTACCAGTTTACCTGTTACCGTCAAAACGCGTTTGGGTTGGGATGATAGTTCGAAAAATATTGAAGAAGTAGCCGAAAGGTTGCAGGATGCAGGTATCCAGGCTTTGACTATTCATGGTAGAACCCGCAGCCAGCTTTATAAGGGTACTGCCGACTGGTCGTTGATCGCAAAAGTTAAAGAAAATCCCCGGATCAAGATTCCTATATTTGGTAATGGTGATATCAATAGCCCGCAGATGGCATTGGAATACAAAAATCGCTACGGGGTGGATGGAATTATGATCGGTAGGGCAGCTATCGGTTATCCTTGGATCTTCAGGGAGATTAAACATTACTTAAATACCGGTGAAATACTGCCACCGCCGACCGTGGCTGAAAGGATAGCGGTATGTAGAGAGCACTTGTTGAGGGCTGTAAATTGGCAAAGCCAACGTGTAGGTATCAACGAGATGAGAGGCCGCTACGCGAATTACCTCAAGGGGTTACCTAATATTAAAGATTACCGTGCTAAATTGGTAAGGCTGGATGAAGTTGATGCCGTGCTGGAGCTTTTGGACGAGATTCAACAAACCTATGCATCTTACGAGATCGAAAGAAGCCCGATTGAAATCATCGACTACCATACGAAGGCAGGATTATTAGGGTGA